In Sphingobacterium sp. SRCM116780, the genomic stretch TGTGCAATGGCGGCGATAGAAGCCATCGCTTCTCCACGAAATCCCATTGTGCGAATGGCATACAAGTCTTCTGCTTTACGAATTTTGGACGTAGCATGTCGTTCAAAACAAAGACGTGCATCTGTTACGCTCATTCCACAACCATTATCAATCACTTGAATTAATGATTTTCCAGCATCTCTGATGATCAATTGTATCTTGTCAGCCCCAGCATCAATAGCATTTTCAATCAATTCTTTGATTGCAGAAGCTGGTCTTTGTACGACTTCCCCCGCTGCAATTTGATTAGCAACATTATCTGGTAGCAATTGAATAATATCCGACATATACGGCGAAGTTACGAAATTAATGAGGAATGATTTTAATCCGTTAGAAACTTATGGTATAAAATTACAGTGATTTGAACTTCTTACTTTTATTTTGATTTTGGATAGCTAAACAAAATAAGATCGCTATTGATGATAGAGAATACGACTAGGTTCAAACTAATTTAGTATTGCAAAAAGCGGAAAGATTTGTTCATGTGTTGAAAACAAATCTTTCCGCTTGATCACGATCTCGGTACGCTATACTTGCTTGCTACCAACCCTACATTTCTATTTTTAAGAAACGAGCAGTTTCACTTTCTTTATTTTTGATCAGATCTTCTGGTGTTCCTGAAAATAATATTTTTCCACCTTCTTTTCCACCCTCTGGACCGATATCAATCACCCAATCTGCACATTTAATGACATCTAAGTTGTGCTCAATAATTAAGATTGTATTTCCTCGGTCGACTAATCGATTGATCACATCCATGAGAACATGTACATCTTCAAAGTGTAAACCTGTTGTGGGTTCGTCTAAAATGTAAAACGTATTCCCGGTATCCTTTTTCGATAATTCGGTGGCTAGTTTAATCCGTTGTGCTTCACCTCCTGACAGTGTTGTCGATGATTGCCCTAATGTGATATAACCTAATCCAACATCTTGCAATGTCTTTATTTTACGGTAGATGGCTGGGATGTTTTCAAAGAAAACAACAGCTTCATCCACACTCATATCCAGCACATCAGAAATGGATTTGCTTCTAAATCGAACTTCTAAGGTCTCTCTATTATAGCGTTTGCCATGACACGTTTCGCAAGGAACTTGTACGTCTGGGAGAAAGTTCATCTCGACAACTTTCATTCCTCCGCCCTGACAGGTTTCACAACGTCCTCCTTTGACATTGAATGAGAATCGCCCTGGCTTATATCCTCTGATTTTTGCTTCTGGCAATTGTACGAACAAGGTTCTGATATCTGAAAATACACCTGTATAAGTAGAAGGATTGGATCGAGGGGTACGACCGATTGGACTTTGGTCGATCTCGATCACCTTATCAATATGCTCTAACCCTTCAATACTTTTGAAGGGAAGGGGTGTTGCTTTTGCCCGGAAAAAATATTTATTCAGAATTGGATACAATGTTCCTGTGATTAAACTGGATTTTCCAGAACCTGAAACACCAGAAACTGAAATCAATTTTCCTAGTGGAAAGTCAACAGAAACATTTTTTAAATTATTTCCAGTAGCTCCTTTGAGTGATAATGTCTTTCCGTTTCCTGATCTTCTTACCTCTGGTGTGGGTACTGCTTTCTTACCATTTAAGTAAGCTGCCGTTAAAGAATTCGATTTTAAGATATCTTTTGGTGTTCCTTCTGCAACGACTTCACCGCCATTGACACCTGCAGCTGGTCCCATATCGATTACGTAGTCGGCATTTAAGATCATGTCTTTATCGTGCTCGACAACCAAAACAGAATTCCCAATGTCGCGTAAGTTTTTTAGAGAGTTGATCAATCGCTCATTATCGCGTTGATGAAGACCAATACTGGGTTCATCTAAGATGTATAAGACATTGACCAGTTGTGAACCTATTTGTGTTGCCAATCGAATACGTTGCGCTTCTCCTCCAGAAAGGCTTTTTGAAGAACGATCGATAGTCAGGTAATTCAGCCCAACATCCAATAGAAATCCTAAGCGTGACTGTATTTCTTTTAATATTTCGGTAGCGATGATCTGTTGACGTTCATCTAACGTTGCGTTTACATTTGAAAACCATTCGTATAGGGATTTAATATCCATACGCGCAAGTTCATAAATGTTTTTACCTCCAAATTTAAAATGTAGGGATTCTTTTTTTAATCGAGCGCCTGTACAGGTTGGGCAAACAATCTTCGAACGAAAATCATCTAAAGAAGCCATATCATCACTTGATTTACCAGATTGGTCTTCTAACATTTTAAAAATACCATCAAATTCAATTCGGTATTCTCTCGATTCATAGGTACCATAGGAAACGGATACTGAAATGGGTTCTTCGGATCCAAAAAGTAGGATGTCAATCTGCTCTTCTGTTAGTTTTTCCAAAGGAGTACTCAAAGAGAAATCAAGTTTTTTCGAAACAGCTTTCAATACTTGAAAATTCCAAGTTTCCTTAGCAGGCCCTAAAGGAGCTAAACCACCTTTCAAAATACTTAATTTACGGTCTGGTATAACAGTATTTTTATCAATTTCGAAAATATAACCTAAACCATCACATTTTGGACAAGCACCATAAGGGGAATTAAAGGAGAAGGTATTGGGTTGCGGTTCATCATAAGAAATACCAGATTCGGCATCCATCAAATAGCGGCTGAAGAATTGTTCTTGATTTTCTTGGTTGGCGACTTTGATGATTCCTTTTGCCGTCTTCATGGCTTGTACAATGGAAGTCTGCAAACGTTTTTTATCATCTGCAGTTATTTTTAGACGATCGACAACAATCTCAATATCATGGATTTTATAACGATCGACCTGCATTTTCGGTGTTATATCGAGGATTTCTCCATCTACACGCACTTTTACATAACCTTGTTTGCGAATCTGTTCAAATAATTCGCGATAGTGACCTTTACGACCTTTGATAACAGGAGCTAAAATATGAAGTGCCTGTCCGTCAAAATCTGTCAAAATGCGGTCAACGATCTGATCATCAGACATGCGTTGCATGCGATTTCCAGTAACATAGGAAAAAGCTTCACTGGCACGTGCAAATAATAAGCGCATAAAATCATACACCTCAGTAATGGTACCTACTGTAGAGCGGGGATTCTTACTGGTGGTTTTCTGCTCGATAGAAATAACAGGGCTCAATCCAGAGATCTTATCGACATCAGG encodes the following:
- the uvrA gene encoding excinuclease ABC subunit UvrA, whose amino-acid sequence is MTKKITPDLGEQSEVQVFGARVHNLKNIDISFPRNELVVITGLSGSGKSSLAFDTIYAEGQRRYMETFSAYSRQFLGGMERPDVDKISGLSPVISIEQKTTSKNPRSTVGTITEVYDFMRLLFARASEAFSYVTGNRMQRMSDDQIVDRILTDFDGQALHILAPVIKGRKGHYRELFEQIRKQGYVKVRVDGEILDITPKMQVDRYKIHDIEIVVDRLKITADDKKRLQTSIVQAMKTAKGIIKVANQENQEQFFSRYLMDAESGISYDEPQPNTFSFNSPYGACPKCDGLGYIFEIDKNTVIPDRKLSILKGGLAPLGPAKETWNFQVLKAVSKKLDFSLSTPLEKLTEEQIDILLFGSEEPISVSVSYGTYESREYRIEFDGIFKMLEDQSGKSSDDMASLDDFRSKIVCPTCTGARLKKESLHFKFGGKNIYELARMDIKSLYEWFSNVNATLDERQQIIATEILKEIQSRLGFLLDVGLNYLTIDRSSKSLSGGEAQRIRLATQIGSQLVNVLYILDEPSIGLHQRDNERLINSLKNLRDIGNSVLVVEHDKDMILNADYVIDMGPAAGVNGGEVVAEGTPKDILKSNSLTAAYLNGKKAVPTPEVRRSGNGKTLSLKGATGNNLKNVSVDFPLGKLISVSGVSGSGKSSLITGTLYPILNKYFFRAKATPLPFKSIEGLEHIDKVIEIDQSPIGRTPRSNPSTYTGVFSDIRTLFVQLPEAKIRGYKPGRFSFNVKGGRCETCQGGGMKVVEMNFLPDVQVPCETCHGKRYNRETLEVRFRSKSISDVLDMSVDEAVVFFENIPAIYRKIKTLQDVGLGYITLGQSSTTLSGGEAQRIKLATELSKKDTGNTFYILDEPTTGLHFEDVHVLMDVINRLVDRGNTILIIEHNLDVIKCADWVIDIGPEGGKEGGKILFSGTPEDLIKNKESETARFLKIEM